The following are from one region of the Paenibacillus bovis genome:
- a CDS encoding NAD(P)-dependent oxidoreductase has translation MNLIIFGATGRTGRELVTQALEQGYAVTAFVRDSTRMHMTHDNLKIVHGNIDSYPDILSVVQSTRYDAALFALGSKSPFRRNPVLNNAMKNIIRAMEDSGTERFIHISFVGTRPDAGRLGMMYRFVIPVFMRNLLADHREKEQLLRSSSLDWMIAQPPMLTNGPRTGQYTYSAGIDKSKAGKLKLSRANLAEFMLKQLEDHAYSRKEVFVTE, from the coding sequence ATGAATTTGATTATTTTCGGCGCTACCGGCCGGACTGGACGCGAGCTGGTCACCCAGGCACTGGAACAAGGGTACGCCGTAACTGCTTTCGTACGTGATTCGACCCGGATGCATATGACGCATGACAATCTGAAGATCGTTCACGGCAATATCGACAGCTACCCGGATATTCTAAGCGTCGTACAGTCTACCCGTTACGATGCTGCCCTGTTCGCCCTCGGCTCCAAAAGTCCGTTTCGGCGCAATCCCGTGCTGAATAACGCCATGAAAAATATTATCCGTGCCATGGAAGACAGCGGCACCGAGCGTTTTATTCATATTTCCTTTGTCGGTACCCGCCCGGATGCAGGTCGACTCGGTATGATGTACCGATTTGTTATTCCGGTCTTTATGCGCAATCTGCTGGCAGATCACCGGGAAAAGGAACAGCTGCTTCGGAGCAGCAGCCTGGACTGGATGATCGCCCAGCCGCCGATGCTGACGAACGGACCACGAACCGGACAGTACACCTACAGTGCCGGTATCGACAAAAGCAAAGCCGGCAAGCTCAAGCTTTCCCGTGCCAATCTGGCCGAATTCATGCTCAAGCAGCTCGAAGACCATGCCTACAGCCGCAAGGAAGTTTTTGTAACCGAATAA